In Vigna angularis cultivar LongXiaoDou No.4 chromosome 8, ASM1680809v1, whole genome shotgun sequence, the DNA window ATTGAGCATTTTCTTAGATTCTATACAGGCTTGGCTTCGATTGAAAGAGACCCTTTGTCAAAATCATGGTTGGCAAATGATGTTATTCACGACCTGACACTACTTGAAAACCAGCTTCCTTTCTTTGTTCTTGAAGACATATTCAACTCTGCTAAGACTGGTATGGAAGTTGAGTTTCCCTTTAAGAATGTTAAATACATGGATGAATTCACTGGCCCTGTAACGGATTTTGATTCTCTCTCATTTCTTGGCATTACCTTTCAATATTTTCGGAAATACAATTATATGAACATAAATGAAAACGCAATTGAGAGTCCAAAACACTTCACTGATCTTCTAAGAACTTTCATGCAACCATCAAAAATTTGTCATGAAAATCTGAAAGGGGGATATATGGTTAAACATCTACCGAGCGCAAGCCAACTATCAGAGGTGGGTTTGATATTCAAGGCTAGTTCTAACAAATGCTTGTTTGACTTCAAATATCATCGTCTTAGGGGTGTAATGGAAATGCCATGCTTAACTATTGATGACAGAACTGAGATAAGGTTGAGGAATATATTGGCATTAGAGCAATGTCATTACGTTCTTTCACCCAATATTACTCAGTACTTATTCTTTCTGTATTTTCTTATCAAAACTGAGAAAGATGTGAACATACTAATTGATAAGAAAATTATAGTGAATTGGATGAGTGATGCAGGTGCTGTGGctaaaatgtttaactatcttTGCTCAAATGTTATTGTGTCATATATCAGTGAAGAGTATTGCTTGCTCTATGATGACTTGATTAAATTCCATGAAAATCCTCGCAACAAATACAAGGCTATCTTTTATCATGAGTACTTCAACACTCCATGGAAAAAGGCATCTACAACTGCAGCAGTTCTACTGCTTTTGCTTACTCTAATTCAAGCTATTTGTTCAGTCATCTCAGTATTTTGAAGGTAAGAAACTATGATACACTAAATCCTAAGTATACTGTTGTGATATTTCTTACGAGGACTCTTTTATTAGCAAATTGTATCTTTCTTACGACAAGGATTAAAATAACATGTGTCCATTTTCTGTCTCCTTTCTTCTCTTTCCAATGATTGTCATGGTAATTATTATGAGACATAAGCATAGAATAGAATTAACATGCTTAGAATTAGAAATAAACTCACTTGTATCTACTTTGTGTTTGCTTTGGCCTTTTAGTAATTCTTTTGTCACTTCAATTAATATAACACAGTACAAAATGGAATTAACACTATTAGTAGCACATTTTTATCTTCCACCAAACTCGTTAATCAAAGGATGACCATCCTCTATCACGCAGTTTACAACTTTCCGTACCTCCTATCAAAGCAAACCAACCTCGTATTAGGTTTGTACATGGTTTTCTCTTTTACCTTTACTTGTGGAGAAATTAAAGGTAGCAGCTTGAAGATCTTGGAAACTGAATACGTTTAACATGAAGGAAACAGAGTATCAGGTATTAGGAAAATTCGTGCTATGTTTCCTGGGGTAGATTTCTGCTACCAAAACATTTCCAGCATTTGATTTGAAGTTTTAGAGAAGggttaaaagtattaaaaatagATGGAAACATAAAGCGTGAGACTATATCTAGAAACATAAAGTGGAAAAGATGGAAAGCTACCCTAGTTCTGCATCTTCATCTGCTATGAGAACATCAAATCCTTACTTCCAGGTCAGTAATGGACGAGATGTTTTAGCATGATTCACTATGTTACCATCGGAATCATAGATTATAACACCAGAGAAATCAGGGAGCTGACACTTCCCTCCCATGAGTATGTTCCTCTGCCAAAGGGAACCCTCTTCTTGTTGCTCACCGCAAGTGCCCATCACCTCTTCATTGTTGAATTCTATGACAGGTTCTTCTTCAAAGGCATAGCACGAGACCCACTTGCGCCATTTACGTGAATGAGAAGCACACATGAGCAATGCAATGGCACACACCATAAGGGTCATCACAGTGAAGCCAATATGTGAAATACTTGGTAGAGGGTGGATCATAACAAGTGGCCGAGCCATGGCAAAGTTAAATATGAAAGTGTGATGTTTGAAATATGAAGTTGGTATGAGAAGATGAGTACATACATCCATATATAAGGTCTTGTGCTTTGATTTTTAATTCTGAACTAGAAAATGTAGTTGGTTCTTTTGGGGTTTGTTAGCATTTGGTTTTTGAGGTTTTGGTATTTACTGAACTCGGGGAAGAGGTTTTGGTTTTTGAGTGTAACAGTTGAGATTTGTGTCAAGAATGTGCACAAAAAGTTTCCACTCAAAATGAAACTCTGGggagaaaataaagaaacaagGATAACAACAGAAAATTAAGGTAAACAAagtattatgattttatttaagtttttatctATCGTTTACTTTTGAGAAgcaatttttgtaattttctacTGATAATAAAGTTAACTCCTTTATTTTCTTGAGaaattatcttattaaataagattctattaaatttaaactttaaaacatttcAGCCGTAATTATTACGtgaaattgttaatttatttcataaatgatACATGTTTTGATTTTCTATTTCTATATCATACCGTATTTTACTACGAAAACAAgaagatttttttatcatcCTCAAACATGTCTTAATAATAATCGTATGGTATCTAACCCAATGTTAAACTCATACCGTTTGGGCCATTTCTTTAATTGAGTCAGTGCTAAAGGTAAGCATATGAGAAATATGAGAAAACTTcattcctccaccaccacaaaGTGCTTTTAGCATCtctccatttttctttttatccttCCTAATATTTAATGTGATCTTCCTAATATTTAATGTGATggttaaaaattttaactttctccAACTTCCAACCACTTCATTAATGGTTTCCACCAATATAGGAATGCTTTCTCACACTTCACCATTTTCACGCAAATCAaattcctcttcttttctttctcctataactgttctttaaaaataaaacaaaattaatttaattataaatacataattgcttaaaatataattataattaaaatacagTTACTTAACTTTAAAAgtatctaaaaattaatttacaaatcaataaattaataaactaaaaagtaaaaaaataaaataaaggttaaaCCCCTTTAGTAGCTCCTATTTATGTGGGTTTTCCCAATTAGATCCCTGTTTTATTAGATTCCCCAAATTAgtcttaaaaaatgaaaatttgagtcaATTGAGTCTCTCTCGTTAAATTGacttaacggggttaagtttttgatgAGTTGGGACGTTGACGTGACCTGTTTTTTAAACGTGGCTCTTTGGTTTCTCTGCCTCCTCCCTCACGCCCTCCCGCATCCTTGCATCGATGTCACCTACTCCGCTCCCAGCGGCTCCTCCAACCACCACTCCCAAGAGGTGGAGTTCATCTCCGGTGGCCTTTGGCAGCTGAAGGCGAGACCCCTCTAGTTGGAAAATGCAGACCCCTCCATCATCCGGAGCCTCCTCTACACTAACACAACGCTCTTCCTCACCATCCCCAACTACATGGTCTCTCAAATAAGGATTATGTCCatcctaaaaagaaaaaataatcgAAGCATCAATACCTGTTGCATGTAGACTAggacaaacataaaatatatcaaaatctgCCAAAATGTTGCACAAATCACCCAGTGACCTTTCCAAGTCCTATGTGAGTTCCTTCGTTAATTGGGAAAAGttgtaactttatttttaaggaAGTGAGCATTTCTCCATGATGAAATTTGATAGCCCCTCTATTTTCTGTAATAAAGGTATTTTTGTTCAGAAGTTCTGAGCACGTACTCATAGGTTCCTTAAACACAAAATGTCAATTCTCTTTATCATTCAACGACTCTTCACTGCATACTAAacagtaaaatatttaactgttaaacaaaatgaacaagatAGTGACAACTGAACATTTCTATGAAATTGAATAGTGTCTCCACgtccaagaaaataaaatgttcatTTCTTCTAGCACAACATCTCAGTAGAGCTCTACACCGACCTGCCCCAAACGCATAGTTTCAAGAACCCCTGGGGATCACACTCTTCGGTCCGCTCCTCTAATTCTTGTAGGATATAGATTCCTGCTTCTTAATCAACCTCTACCCTTACAACCTCTACCGTTTAAACCCCAAGATCCCCATCGGCATCACGCTCTTCCAATAATACCCTTTCAACTTTTGCGATGACTTCACCACCGGCGTTCACTACTGCAACCTCTTCGACGTCATGGTCAATGTCGTTGTCACCATCCTCACTGTCGTCGGCTACGAGACCATCCCCCTCATCGTGATCGAAATCGACTGGCCTAGCTTTAACGCTGTCGGGAACGAGTTCGACGCCAACCTCGGCTACGCCGAGATTTACTTGAAGGGCCTAGTGAAACACTTAAAGTTCGGGATGGGAACACCGTTGCTGAAGGACGGTGTGCGCGAGGTTTTCGTGTATGATATGTTCCATAAGGAAGAAGGAACAAGAACGAGTTGGGGGGTTCTCTACGCAACGAAACTGcgaattttaatttcaatttaaacttCAATATAAACGAACCctaaatcccatttcagaaatCCCTATTATTAAAATCTAACATGTTGTCAAATTACACGTACAAAGGTCTCAAAACGCCACGTTTCAAAAACTTGCCACGTCAACATTCCAattcataaaaaacttaaccccATTAAACCAATTTAACGGTAAGGGCTCAATTcactcaaattttcattttttaggaCTAAATTGGGGAATCCAATAAAACGGGGATCTAATGTGGAAAACCCAACATAAATAGGGGCTACTAAAGGGTTTaacctaaaataaaagaatctgTTCAGGCTCATCATTTCTGGATGCATCTTGAACTTCATAAGTAGACCCCTATCCTTATTTAGGCATTGACTAAGGTCTTTTTTTCCTATACTTCTGTTTTCATGGacttctaattttatttttcaaatggaTAACGGGTACCCACAGGTACAAATAGTGTGGTACCCGAACCCAACCCGTtaataagcgggtattaaaatacctaCGGATACTAAATACCCGAAGAAGATTTTACCCGCGGATACCCATGGGTACGGGTGTTTTTACCAACCTTAGTAAGGCCTAGGGGTAagcttattttaatatttataaatatatgtttgacaCGAAGGTCAATTAACTAATTATGAGTACTcactttttattgaatattatcaCTATAATCATGCAAAGTCACTTACTTGAGCATCagagtaccttttgcaggtaccttcCCACACGGcttggagaagaaagaaagagagcgAACAACACAatttaaatgaaagaaagatcaTCAGGAAGTCCATCCAATCTTCAGAACAACTTTGAATGCTTTGAATGCTTTGAATTCTCAGAACAACccgaaacaataataataataataattattatttttaatcttctttttattacatcaattgtattattatttaagtttcttctcattttttacttattttgaaaaatggAGACATGGATGGAGTGTTTCTTTTTCCTAATTAGTTATTGTTAATcgaatatgaaaattttgactGAGCTAAATTACTAATAACTCTAATAAGGTGTGTGGGAATAGATTCTAAATATTAGGGTCTACGAGATTAaggatttaaaattttatttaaaatttaaaaatattaaagaacgAAACCGTCACTCAAATGACGCAAAAAGGAgaggaaataaaatatatataaaaagaaaaatcttcgGACCCCTGCTAATTCCTCTAGACggaaattaaagtaaaattttatattaaaaattatatgtaagCGTCAGTTCAAGTGAcacatttatattaaattttggaatttaaattatatgtcGTGTTGCGGTATGAGAGGTGGACAAATTGTTTCTGTTGTTATGGGTTAGCTACGGTTTAACCGACCCTtgtttcaacaaaaaaatatatttattatgaagtGGTTACAAGTTAGGGATGACAACAGGTCAGATTGGATACGGATAATGTTTACCTACAATTcgatttgacaaaaaaaattcacccgACCTATTATCCGTACAAATATCCGTTTAAAATATATCCGCAGATATTTTAAAACCAGCGAATACtcacaaatattaaaagaagaatatttttataaattattaaaataaaatttgaataaaattaaaaaaaattataaaatataataaaaattaaatttaatatacgttaaaatttaattttaattaaatttaacctaataaaatataaattaatgttaattttgattaaatttaacttaataaaatataaatttaatttttatttttattttttgcgagTAGCAGATATCTGCGGGTACTGGTAATATAATACCCGCACCCGATCCATCTATAAACGGATATTAAAATATCCATGAATTGTAAATATTCTCGGATACCAATTATTCATAGTGAATTTTATATGTGGATATTTGTGAATGCagatttttttgccatccctagtACCAGCTGATTGGCGAAAAAAAGACTTTTTAATTTGAAGAGGTAGCAATTAATTTTCCACTCTCAACTTTCGTGTTTCTtgtttgcatttgcattttcCCTGCTCTCGTCAATGCAGCGCTGGAGGAAAGGTATGGCATCAGAGCTGCCATTATTCCGCTGTCGACGGTGCCGCTGTGAGGTGTGGACTTTGGGTAAGCAATGTGTCCCTAAAATCCTATTTTATTTGGTTGGTATGGTCATTGTTCTTTATCGAAAAATGTTGCATTTGTGTTTTGTTAAGAAGGTGAATATTTCGTTGGTGGAGATGAAAACATTTGTGAAAAGTTGTAAAGTTCTGTCTCTCCTATTTTCCCATTTAACTTTCCATAAGGTGAGTTCTCATTGCTTAAAAAATACCTTCGTTAATgggtttttattattatatagttGTTTTATGTGTTTCTGAAGTTGCCTTTTTATTCGATTTTGGGATTTTTTGTTCCCtagtttttccttttccttttctgttttttagtattttaaattttttttgtttctttttttaaaagggTGAAGGGTGGTGATATACGTTTCTTGATGATGATATAACGTTTTACGATATTTATTTGTGATAAAATATGTTtgtaggaaagaaaaaaaaattgacaaccgtgttatattatatttataaatatttgaataaaatatttcgAAGGAATCAATTTGGAAGAACAATGTTCAAGTTTGttgatatgaaaataaaagataaaaaatcttcatttttttggaaaaaatttcctttaagaaaattaaaatggaaaataaattgacaaaaaaatgtgaatttgCTTATTTGATCAATTTATATTTGGAgagaacaaaatattaaaaatttagaaaacattaaacacaataattcaaatatttatgtgAGTAAATTTAAAAGGAAATGATTATTTGCAAATATATTGTATACCTACAACCTGAAGTCAGAACAAATGGAGTCTGCAA includes these proteins:
- the LOC108345393 gene encoding uncharacterized protein LOC108345393, whose translation is MARPLVMIHPLPSISHIGFTVMTLMVCAIALLMCASHSRKWRKWVSCYAFEEEPVIEFNNEEVMGTCGEQQEEGSLWQRNILMGGKCQLPDFSGVIIYDSDGNIVNHAKTSRPLLTWK
- the LOC108345391 gene encoding UPF0481 protein At3g47200 — translated: MEEQSKSNSQNQAKYLETELTKKLQQVVVELSDINEQCIYKVPEKFRQGNPKAYIPQVVSIGPFHRQCESNGENNNSKKMEELKLEYLQRFLDRNKQITMKDLFQELIEKEKRIRSCYAEPVNCNSNDFLTMILVDACFIIEHFLRFYTGLASIERDPLSKSWLANDVIHDLTLLENQLPFFVLEDIFNSAKTGMEVEFPFKNVKYMDEFTGPVTDFDSLSFLGITFQYFRKYNYMNINENAIESPKHFTDLLRTFMQPSKICHENLKGGYMVKHLPSASQLSEVGLIFKASSNKCLFDFKYHRLRGVMEMPCLTIDDRTEIRLRNILALEQCHYVLSPNITQYLFFLYFLIKTEKDVNILIDKKIIVNWMSDAGAVAKMFNYLCSNVIVSYISEEYCLLYDDLIKFHENPRNKYKAIFYHEYFNTPWKKASTTAAVLLLLLTLIQAICSVISVF